In Bradyrhizobium sp. CCBAU 051011, the following are encoded in one genomic region:
- a CDS encoding hybrid sensor histidine kinase/response regulator — protein MLHDWGVIAAAFAYIGLLFVVASYGDRLSPSQRGRAGMLIYPLSLAIYCTSWTFFGSVGFATRTSVDFLAIYVGPILMIGLCTPLLRRVIQLAKSQNITSIADFIAARYGKSQAVAGTVAMIAIVGSVPYIALQLKAVASSLETILSEDKLFSSIPIIGDIALVVTLAMAAFAVLFGTRQTDATEHQHGLMLAVATESIVKLVAFLAAGAFVTFWMFTPVELIERAMKTPEAVRAINYAPSIGNFLTMTLLSFCAIMLLPRQFHVSVVENSSPEEVSRARWLFPLYLIAINLFVIPIALAGLVTFPFGAVDSDMYVLALPIEAGSPLLSIAVFVGGLSAATAMVIVECVALSIMVSNDIVLPLVLQRSPATRHGSKDFGDFLLRIRRFAIFAIMVMAYFYYRALGNAQLAAIGLLSFAALAQLAPAFFGGLFWREGTARGAMTGMLVGFAVWAYTLFLPSFLEGNPTGLLLLQHGPFGIEALRPRALLGADLPPLMHGVLWSLSLNILTYIVVSIAQRPSSIERLQADLFVPNTLTPITPTFRRWRTTVTVQDIQSTVAQYLGPERAAQAFQTFAADHPGTLDPAAPADFELLQFAERLIASSIGAASSRLVMSLLLRKRTVSAKAALKLLDDSHAALHFNREILQTALNHVRQGIAVFDADLQLICSNAQFGEILALPPQLVQLGIPLQEILEFMDAVSPSGAGDSDALLARRLEAYTTVGEPYLERLPDRHMVIEVRSNRMPGGGLVITFSDVTPSFEAAEALERANATLEKRVRDRTEELTRLNSELAQAKSTAEDANISKTRFLAAASHDILQPLNAARLYVTSLVERQNGGEDSRLVENIDDSLEAIEEILGALLDISRLDAGAMATSITSFKMADLMRSLEIEFAPIARAKGLELTFVPCSLPVQSDRSLLRRLLQNFISNAIKYTPRGRVLVGCRRHGQSLQIAVYDTGVGIPVMKRGEIFKEFHRLEQGARIARGLGLGLSIVERLARVLNHGIAIDANASGGSVFSVTVPVAKGVNHTAAVTSATPLSKTPMSGALIVCIENDPAILDGMKTLLTAWDAEVIAVADPEAAIAAIEASGNSVTGLLVDYHLDRGNGVAAIREIRRRFGENIPAILITADRSPNVRAAAREENIAILNKPVKPASLRALLGQWRAQQMVAAE, from the coding sequence CGCCGCCGCGTTCGCCTATATCGGACTGCTGTTCGTCGTCGCCAGCTATGGCGACCGCCTGTCGCCGAGCCAGCGCGGCCGCGCCGGCATGCTGATCTATCCGCTGTCGCTGGCGATCTACTGCACCTCCTGGACCTTCTTCGGTTCCGTCGGCTTCGCCACCCGCACCAGCGTCGACTTCCTCGCAATCTATGTCGGCCCGATCCTGATGATCGGGCTTTGCACGCCGCTGCTGCGGCGCGTGATCCAGCTTGCCAAGTCGCAGAACATCACCTCGATCGCCGACTTCATCGCGGCGCGCTACGGCAAGAGCCAGGCGGTCGCCGGCACGGTGGCGATGATCGCGATCGTCGGTTCCGTGCCCTACATCGCGCTGCAGCTCAAGGCGGTGGCGTCGTCGCTGGAGACGATCCTGAGCGAGGACAAGCTGTTCTCCTCGATCCCGATCATCGGCGACATCGCGCTGGTGGTGACGCTGGCGATGGCGGCATTCGCGGTGCTGTTCGGCACCCGCCAGACCGACGCCACCGAGCACCAGCACGGCCTGATGCTGGCGGTCGCCACCGAATCCATCGTCAAGCTGGTGGCCTTTCTCGCCGCCGGCGCCTTCGTCACCTTCTGGATGTTCACGCCCGTCGAGCTGATCGAACGCGCGATGAAGACGCCGGAGGCGGTGCGCGCCATCAACTATGCGCCGTCGATCGGCAATTTCCTCACCATGACGCTCCTGTCGTTCTGCGCGATCATGCTTCTGCCGCGACAGTTTCACGTCAGCGTGGTTGAGAACTCTAGCCCCGAGGAGGTCAGCCGCGCCCGCTGGCTGTTTCCGCTCTATCTGATCGCCATCAACCTGTTCGTGATTCCGATCGCGCTCGCCGGCCTCGTTACCTTCCCGTTCGGCGCCGTAGACAGCGACATGTACGTATTGGCGCTGCCGATCGAGGCGGGTTCCCCGTTGCTGAGCATTGCCGTCTTCGTCGGCGGCCTGTCGGCCGCGACTGCGATGGTGATCGTGGAATGCGTCGCGCTCTCCATCATGGTCTCGAACGACATCGTCTTGCCGCTGGTGCTGCAGCGCAGCCCCGCGACGCGCCACGGCAGCAAGGATTTCGGCGACTTCCTGCTCAGGATCCGGCGCTTTGCGATCTTCGCCATCATGGTAATGGCGTATTTCTACTATCGCGCGCTCGGCAACGCGCAACTGGCGGCGATCGGCCTGCTGTCGTTCGCAGCGCTTGCCCAACTGGCGCCGGCCTTCTTCGGTGGCCTGTTCTGGCGCGAAGGAACCGCACGCGGCGCCATGACCGGCATGCTGGTCGGCTTTGCCGTGTGGGCCTATACGCTGTTTCTGCCGAGCTTCCTGGAAGGCAATCCCACCGGCCTGCTGCTGCTGCAACACGGACCATTCGGCATCGAGGCGCTGCGTCCGCGGGCGCTGTTGGGCGCCGATCTGCCGCCGCTGATGCATGGCGTGCTCTGGTCGCTCTCGCTCAACATCCTGACCTACATCGTGGTGTCGATCGCGCAACGGCCGTCGTCGATCGAACGGCTGCAGGCGGACCTGTTCGTACCCAACACGCTGACGCCGATCACGCCGACGTTCCGGCGCTGGCGGACGACCGTTACCGTGCAGGACATCCAGAGCACGGTGGCGCAATATCTCGGCCCCGAGCGCGCCGCCCAGGCCTTCCAGACCTTTGCCGCCGATCATCCCGGCACTCTCGATCCGGCCGCGCCGGCCGATTTCGAATTGCTGCAATTTGCCGAACGCCTGATCGCCTCCTCGATCGGCGCGGCCTCCTCGCGCCTCGTGATGTCGCTGCTGTTGCGCAAGCGCACCGTCTCCGCCAAGGCCGCGCTGAAGCTGCTCGACGATTCCCACGCCGCGCTGCATTTCAACCGCGAGATCCTGCAGACCGCACTCAACCATGTGCGCCAGGGCATCGCAGTGTTCGACGCCGATCTGCAACTGATCTGCTCGAACGCGCAGTTCGGCGAAATTCTCGCGCTGCCGCCGCAACTGGTGCAGCTCGGCATTCCCTTGCAGGAAATCCTCGAATTCATGGACGCGGTCAGCCCGTCCGGCGCCGGCGATTCCGATGCGCTATTGGCGCGGCGGCTGGAGGCCTACACCACCGTGGGCGAGCCCTATCTGGAGCGCCTGCCCGACCGTCACATGGTGATCGAGGTCCGTTCCAACCGGATGCCGGGCGGCGGCCTCGTCATCACCTTCTCCGACGTCACCCCGAGCTTCGAGGCCGCCGAAGCGCTGGAGCGCGCCAATGCGACGCTGGAAAAGCGCGTGCGTGACCGCACCGAGGAATTGACGCGCCTGAACTCGGAACTGGCGCAGGCCAAGAGCACCGCCGAGGACGCCAACATCTCGAAAACCCGGTTTCTGGCGGCGGCCAGCCACGACATCCTGCAGCCGCTCAATGCGGCACGGCTGTATGTGACGAGCCTCGTCGAACGGCAGAACGGCGGCGAGGATTCCCGCCTGGTCGAGAACATCGACGACTCGCTGGAGGCGATCGAGGAAATCCTCGGCGCGCTGCTCGACATCTCGCGACTCGATGCCGGCGCGATGGCGACCTCGATCACCAGCTTCAAGATGGCCGATCTGATGCGCTCGCTGGAGATCGAGTTTGCGCCGATTGCCCGCGCCAAGGGGCTGGAGCTGACCTTCGTGCCCTGCTCGCTGCCGGTGCAATCCGACCGCTCGCTGCTGCGCCGGCTGTTGCAGAATTTCATCTCGAACGCGATCAAATACACCCCGCGCGGGCGCGTGCTGGTCGGCTGCCGCCGCCACGGGCAATCGCTGCAGATCGCCGTCTACGACACCGGCGTCGGCATTCCCGTGATGAAGCGCGGCGAGATCTTCAAGGAGTTCCACCGCCTCGAGCAGGGCGCGCGGATCGCCCGCGGCCTCGGCCTTGGATTATCGATCGTCGAGCGGCTGGCGCGCGTACTCAACCACGGTATCGCGATCGACGCCAACGCCAGCGGCGGCTCGGTGTTTTCGGTGACGGTTCCGGTCGCCAAGGGAGTCAACCATACCGCCGCCGTCACCAGCGCGACGCCGCTGTCGAAGACGCCCATGAGCGGCGCCCTGATCGTCTGCATCGAGAACGATCCGGCGATCCTCGACGGCATGAAGACATTGCTGACCGCCTGGGACGCCGAGGTGATCGCGGTGGCCGACCCGGAAGCCGCGATCGCCGCGATCGAAGCTTCCGGCAACAGCGTGACCGGCCTGCTGGTCGACTATCATCTCGACCGCGGCAACGGCGTCGCCGCGATCCGCGAGATCCGCCGCCGCTTCGGCGAAAACATTCCGGCCATCCTGATCACGGCCGACCGCAGCCCGAACGTCCGCGCCGCCGCGCGCGAGGAGAACATCGCGATCCTCAACAAGCCGGTGAAGCCGGCCTCGCTCCGGGCGCTGCTCGGCCAGTGGCGGGCGCAGCAGATGGTGGCGGCGGAGTAG
- a CDS encoding response regulator transcription factor — protein MAAANTHLVIADDHPLFRDALRQAVASVVASAAISEAGTFDELTALLERDSDVDLILLDLTMPGISGFSGLIYLRAQYPAIPVVIVSASDDAGTIRRSLDFGASGFIPKRFGVETLRDAIMKVMEGDVWVPPDTDLSSATDPDMTRLRDRLVTLTPQQVRVLMMLSEGLLNKQIAYELGVSEATIKAHVSAILQKLGVESRTQAVIAAAKISGGQWRQGTPTG, from the coding sequence ATCGCTGCTGCCAATACCCACCTTGTCATCGCCGATGACCATCCGCTCTTTCGCGACGCTCTGCGACAGGCGGTTGCCAGTGTCGTGGCTTCGGCCGCCATCAGCGAAGCCGGCACGTTCGACGAACTCACCGCGCTGCTCGAGCGGGATTCCGACGTCGACCTGATCCTGCTCGATCTCACGATGCCGGGGATCTCGGGCTTCTCGGGGTTGATCTACCTGCGGGCGCAATATCCCGCGATCCCGGTGGTGATCGTGTCGGCGAGCGACGATGCGGGTACGATCCGGCGGTCGCTCGATTTCGGCGCCTCCGGCTTCATCCCCAAGCGCTTCGGCGTCGAGACGCTGCGCGACGCCATCATGAAGGTGATGGAGGGCGACGTCTGGGTGCCGCCGGACACCGATCTCTCCTCGGCCACCGACCCCGACATGACGCGGCTGCGCGACCGCCTGGTGACGCTGACCCCGCAGCAGGTGCGGGTGCTGATGATGCTATCGGAGGGGCTGCTCAACAAGCAGATCGCCTATGAGCTCGGCGTCTCCGAAGCGACCATCAAGGCGCACGTCTCGGCGATCCTGCAGAAGCTCGGCGTCGAAAGCCGGACGCAGGCGGTGATCGCGGCGGCAAAGATCTCCGGCGGCCAGTGGCGCCAGGGCACGCCGACGGGGTGA